One Pseudomonas tolaasii NCPPB 2192 genomic window carries:
- a CDS encoding metal ABC transporter permease yields the protein MHFAAHVWMPFHDFVFMRRALIGGLVLACSTAPLGVFLILRRMSLIGDAVAHGILPGAALGFWFAGISLPALTIGGLGAGLGMAGLSAWITRRTGLREDASLAAIYPISLAAGVLILGIAGKRLDLLHLLFGSALAVDETTLTGMLWVSSFSLIAMAVIYKPLLLDTLDPLFLQTVSRLGPLAHGLFLTLVVLNLVIGFQAIGALMVVGLMMLPAIASRFWSRRLPVLIAVSAVLGCLSVWFGLLLSFYYSLPSGPAIVLVAGVGYLLSVVFGPVHGLLRRPPSLTSQ from the coding sequence ATGCACTTCGCCGCTCATGTGTGGATGCCCTTTCACGACTTCGTTTTCATGCGCCGCGCCCTCATCGGCGGGCTGGTGCTGGCGTGCAGCACCGCGCCGCTGGGCGTGTTCCTGATCCTGCGGCGCATGAGCCTGATCGGTGACGCCGTGGCCCATGGCATCCTGCCCGGCGCAGCCTTGGGCTTCTGGTTCGCCGGCATCAGCCTGCCCGCTCTGACCATCGGCGGCCTCGGCGCCGGGCTGGGCATGGCGGGCCTGTCGGCGTGGATCACCCGCCGCACCGGCCTGCGCGAAGACGCCAGCCTCGCTGCCATCTACCCCATTTCCCTCGCCGCCGGCGTGCTGATCCTTGGCATCGCCGGCAAGCGTCTGGACCTGCTGCACCTGCTGTTCGGCTCCGCCCTGGCCGTGGATGAAACCACGCTCACCGGCATGCTGTGGGTGTCCAGCTTCAGCCTGATCGCCATGGCGGTGATCTACAAACCGCTGCTGCTCGACACCCTCGACCCGTTATTCCTGCAAACCGTCAGCCGCCTCGGCCCGCTGGCCCACGGGCTGTTCCTGACCCTGGTGGTGCTGAACCTGGTGATTGGTTTCCAGGCCATCGGCGCCTTGATGGTGGTGGGTTTGATGATGTTGCCCGCCATTGCCTCACGTTTCTGGAGCCGGCGCCTGCCGGTGTTGATCGCGGTGTCGGCAGTGCTGGGATGCCTGTCGGTGTGGTTCGGTTTGTTGCTGTCGTTCTACTACTCACTGCCCAGCGGCCCGGCCATCGTGCTGGTGGCTGGCGTCGGGTATTTGCTGTCCGTGGTTTTCGGCCCGGTGCACGGCTTGCTGCGCCGCCCGCCCTCTCTTACATCCCAATGA
- a CDS encoding metal ABC transporter substrate-binding protein: MRALLVLFSLLLPLSMAQAADKLEVVTSFSILDDITHQIGGDHIQISNMVGPDSDAHTYEPTPDDAKALLKAKVIIKNGLGFEPWLDRLVTSTETKATVVTASKGVISHTMEEDGETIPDPHAWHNLANAEIYVNNITKALVAADPANKADYLRNSQAYLKEIYRLLAEAKTKFGALPPGNRRIVTSHDAFGYLGQAYGIQFLAPQGLSTEREPSAAEVAALITQIRKDKVKAVFMENIKDARLLKQIADESGAQIGGTLYSDALAAEGPASTFTGLFEYNLNTLCAALSKP, from the coding sequence ATGCGCGCTTTACTCGTGTTGTTCAGTCTTCTGCTGCCGCTGTCGATGGCACAGGCCGCCGACAAACTGGAAGTGGTGACCAGCTTCAGTATTCTGGATGACATCACCCACCAGATCGGTGGCGATCACATCCAGATCAGCAACATGGTCGGGCCTGATTCCGATGCCCACACCTACGAGCCCACCCCCGATGACGCCAAGGCACTGCTCAAGGCCAAAGTAATCATCAAGAACGGCCTGGGCTTCGAACCCTGGCTCGATCGCCTGGTAACCAGCACCGAGACCAAGGCCACGGTCGTCACCGCCAGCAAGGGCGTGATCTCCCACACCATGGAAGAAGACGGCGAGACCATTCCGGACCCGCACGCCTGGCACAACCTGGCCAACGCTGAAATCTACGTTAACAACATCACCAAGGCACTGGTGGCCGCCGACCCGGCCAACAAGGCTGACTACCTGCGCAACAGCCAGGCCTACCTGAAAGAAATCTACCGCCTGCTGGCCGAAGCCAAGACCAAGTTCGGCGCACTGCCACCGGGCAACCGTCGCATCGTCACGTCCCATGACGCGTTCGGCTACCTGGGCCAGGCCTACGGCATTCAGTTCCTCGCGCCACAGGGCTTGTCCACCGAGCGTGAGCCGTCTGCCGCCGAAGTGGCCGCGCTGATCACCCAGATTCGCAAAGACAAGGTCAAGGCCGTGTTCATGGAAAACATCAAGGACGCGCGCCTGCTCAAGCAGATTGCTGACGAAAGCGGCGCGCAAATCGGCGGCACGCTGTACTCCGATGCCCTCGCCGCCGAAGGCCCGGCCAGCACCTTCACCGGGCTGTTCGAATACAACCTCAACACCCTGTGCGCCGCCCTGAGCAAGCCATGA
- a CDS encoding metal ABC transporter ATP-binding protein — protein MITCTALRWGAPGQPLTPALDLNLEKGSLTGIIGANGTGKSSLLKVIAGLQKPLAGKVSVAVPRRGGLSFLPQQQHLDRQFPISLQELVAAGFWGTTLTPEQRSQRLQAVLEDWCLTGLEHRPLMALSGGELQRALLARMSLAEAPVLLLDEPHAALDEEGQALCWKHVHAWHDEGRTVVIVCHDLASVRHHTQQVVQIKSSGCVFGPSKELIRPQPQMQVA, from the coding sequence ATGATCACCTGCACCGCTTTGCGCTGGGGCGCCCCCGGCCAACCCCTGACACCCGCGCTGGACCTGAACCTGGAAAAAGGCAGCCTCACCGGCATCATCGGCGCCAACGGCACCGGTAAAAGCAGCCTGCTTAAAGTCATCGCCGGCTTGCAAAAGCCGCTGGCGGGAAAAGTCAGCGTGGCGGTTCCACGCCGTGGCGGGCTGTCGTTCCTGCCCCAGCAACAACACCTGGACCGTCAGTTTCCGATCAGCCTGCAGGAACTGGTTGCCGCCGGTTTCTGGGGCACCACGCTAACACCGGAACAGCGTAGCCAGCGCCTGCAAGCGGTGCTGGAAGACTGGTGCCTGACGGGCCTGGAGCATCGCCCGCTGATGGCTTTGTCCGGCGGCGAGTTACAGCGCGCCCTGCTCGCCCGCATGAGCCTGGCCGAAGCGCCGGTGCTGTTGCTCGACGAGCCCCACGCCGCCCTCGATGAAGAAGGCCAGGCGCTGTGCTGGAAACACGTGCACGCCTGGCACGACGAAGGCCGCACGGTGGTCATCGTTTGCCACGACCTCGCCTCCGTGCGCCATCACACTCAGCAAGTCGTGCAAATCAAAAGCAGCGGCTGCGTGTTTGGCCCCAGTAAAGAACTGATCCGCCCGCAACCCCAGATGCAGGTGGCCTGA
- a CDS encoding N-acetylmuramoyl-L-alanine amidase, producing the protein MHRRQLLNLLLVSPLFTLPLGAYATQIRNARLWRSDDKLRLVLDLSGPVQYKTFSLTSPERLIIDLSGAGLSGDFSQLALKNSGITSIRSGHFGKGDTRIVLDLAAPMQLNSFLLPPQDGQGHRLVLDLTSATRAPRQIAAEPAPLVAPVDKAHPKRDIIVVVDPGHGGKDPGAVGSKGQREKDVVLSIAQLLAKRLKREKGFDVKLVRNDDFFVPLRKRVDIARQHKADMFISVHADAAPRLTASGASVYALSEGGATSATARFMAQRENGADLLGATTLLNLKDKDPMLAGVILDMSMNATIASSLQLGSSVLGSLQSITTLHQKRVEQAGFAVLKSPDVPSILVETGFISNTRDAQRLVTARHQQAVADGLFEGLKSYFQKNPPMNSYMAWVQEQKNGQV; encoded by the coding sequence ATGCATAGACGTCAGCTTCTCAACCTGCTGCTGGTCAGCCCCCTGTTCACCTTGCCTTTGGGGGCTTACGCCACACAGATTCGCAATGCACGCCTGTGGCGTTCGGACGACAAACTGCGGCTGGTGCTCGACCTCAGCGGCCCGGTGCAATACAAAACCTTTTCACTGACCTCGCCGGAGCGCTTGATCATCGACCTGAGCGGTGCCGGGCTCAGCGGTGATTTCTCGCAACTTGCGCTGAAAAACAGCGGCATTACCTCAATTCGCTCGGGGCATTTCGGCAAGGGCGACACCCGCATCGTGCTTGACCTGGCCGCGCCAATGCAGCTCAACAGCTTCTTGCTGCCGCCGCAGGACGGCCAGGGCCATCGCCTGGTACTCGACCTGACCAGCGCCACCCGCGCGCCGCGCCAAATCGCGGCGGAACCTGCGCCATTGGTGGCGCCCGTGGACAAGGCGCACCCCAAGCGCGACATCATTGTGGTGGTCGACCCCGGCCACGGCGGCAAAGACCCGGGCGCCGTCGGCTCCAAGGGCCAGCGTGAAAAAGACGTGGTGTTGTCGATCGCCCAACTGCTGGCCAAACGCTTGAAGCGTGAGAAGGGCTTTGACGTGAAGCTGGTGCGCAACGACGACTTCTTTGTGCCGCTGCGCAAGCGCGTGGACATCGCCCGTCAACACAAGGCCGACATGTTTATCTCGGTGCACGCCGACGCCGCGCCACGGCTCACGGCATCGGGGGCTTCGGTGTATGCCTTGTCGGAAGGCGGCGCGACATCCGCCACCGCACGCTTCATGGCGCAACGCGAGAACGGCGCCGACCTGCTGGGCGCCACCACGCTGCTCAATCTCAAGGACAAGGACCCGATGCTGGCCGGTGTGATTCTCGACATGTCGATGAACGCCACCATCGCCTCCAGCCTGCAACTGGGCAGCTCGGTGCTGGGCAGCCTGCAAAGCATCACCACGCTGCACCAGAAACGTGTGGAGCAGGCCGGTTTTGCGGTGCTCAAATCACCCGACGTGCCGTCGATCCTGGTGGAGACCGGGTTCATCTCAAATACTCGGGACGCCCAGCGGCTGGTGACCGCGCGTCATCAACAGGCAGTCGCCGATGGCTTGTTTGAAGGCTTGAAAAGTTACTTCCAGAAGAACCCGCCGATGAACAGCTACATGGCCTGGGTTCAGGAACAGAAGAACGGCCAGGTCTAA
- the folE2 gene encoding GTP cyclohydrolase FolE2 produces the protein MNALTLPDIAAQASRQAMPLDWVGMCGIALPILIDGQRLTATADAGVSLDDGAARGIHMSRLYLALEMLDQQPLTPALLRTLLERFLESHEGLSKNAYLRIHTDLLLKRAALVSPLAGWKGYPVCIEARLENRMFHVELKIDVTYSSTCPCSAALARQLIQQQFIDDFANTPLQHEDVLTWLGSANGIVATPHSQRSSAQISVQLDETLPSLPLTDLIDNVELALGTAVQTAVKRADEQAFALANGQNLMFCEDAARRLNLALKRSDAVKAFHLKVIHAESLHAHDAVAESRWTRNAE, from the coding sequence ATGAATGCGCTGACTCTGCCGGATATCGCCGCGCAGGCTTCCCGCCAAGCCATGCCACTCGATTGGGTGGGCATGTGCGGTATCGCCCTCCCCATCCTCATCGACGGCCAGCGCCTGACCGCCACCGCCGACGCCGGTGTGAGCCTGGACGACGGTGCAGCCCGTGGCATTCATATGTCACGCCTGTACCTGGCCCTGGAAATGCTCGACCAACAACCGCTGACGCCTGCGCTTCTGCGTACTCTACTTGAGCGCTTTCTGGAGAGTCATGAAGGTTTATCTAAGAACGCCTACCTGCGCATTCATACCGATTTGCTGCTCAAACGCGCCGCACTGGTCAGCCCGCTGGCCGGCTGGAAAGGCTACCCGGTGTGCATCGAAGCGCGTCTGGAAAACCGAATGTTCCACGTGGAACTAAAAATTGACGTTACTTACTCTTCCACCTGCCCGTGCTCCGCTGCCCTCGCCAGGCAGTTGATTCAACAGCAATTTATCGATGATTTCGCCAACACGCCGTTGCAGCATGAAGATGTGCTGACCTGGCTCGGCAGTGCCAACGGCATCGTCGCCACGCCCCACAGCCAGCGCAGCAGCGCGCAGATCTCCGTGCAACTGGACGAAACGCTGCCGTCGCTGCCCCTGACCGATCTCATCGACAACGTCGAACTCGCCCTCGGCACGGCCGTGCAAACCGCTGTGAAACGTGCGGACGAACAAGCCTTCGCCCTGGCCAACGGGCAGAACCTGATGTTCTGCGAAGACGCTGCCCGCCGCCTGAACCTCGCCTTGAAACGCTCGGATGCCGTCAAAGCCTTCCACCTGAAAGTGATCCACGCCGAAAGCCTGCACGCGCACGATGCCGTGGCTGAAAGCCGCTGGACGAGAAACGCTGAATGA